The Rhizobium jaguaris nucleotide sequence ATAATTGTCCCACTCGGTCCACTTATTCGAGAGACGGTCGGTGTAGTGTTCGCCGACGGCACGGTTCGCGGAGCGAAGATTGACCTTGTCGGCTAGGAAATCTGCAAAGGAACGGTGAACAACCCGCCAGGTTTCCACTCCGCCGACTCGCTCGCTGCCCAAGAGACGCGTCCAGCGTGAAAGGGCCCGTTCCGTGATGGCCTGCGGATCGCGCCCCGTTTGCGCGCCGAGCCAGTCCGCGGTCACGGCTTCGGCAGCGACCGCGAGGCGTTCGATCACGGGACGGTACAGCGTATCCCAGTCAGCCCAGCCCTCCGCTTGTGCCTCCTTCATTTTGGACCAGAACTGTTCGTAATACCCCTGAAGGCCCTGCGGCAACTTGTCCAGGTCGAGCGATGGCTGCCCAGCCTCGCGCGGCGATATCATGTCGGCAAGGACATAGCTCAGGTACATAAAATTGCCTTTGCTTGCGCTCTTGAGCCGTTCGACAAAGGCGTCCGCGCCAAGCGGCGGGCGCAAATCAGCCAGAGTCGCCTTGATCTGCTCATCCCGAGCCACGCGCTGTTCCAAGTACGTCTCTATGGCCATTTTCTGGTCTGGCGCATCCCAAAGGATTTCGTAGCTGGCTTTCGGCGTATTGGGCTGTGTTAGCAGATGCCCGCCGGTTGGTCTGTGCGTGACCACGACGTAGACACCGTGGGGCAGATGCGTTGGGAGCAACAGCGGATTGGCGTTGGTCGGCGGACGCTCCGCTTCATCGAGACCGTCGACCACGATCCATACAGGCGCTGATTTTGCGGCTACTTCCTTGAGCAGGCGACCCAGGTACGTCGCGTCCTCGCCCGCCTTGGAAGGCAGACGATCGTATTTCAACCCGTAGCGGATGATAATGGTGGCGCACAGATGCGTGAGGAACTGTTCTGCTGCGGTCAGACCGCGGCTGGCGTTTGCGAAGAAGCAAAGTGCATCGTTCCGCCGCGCGATCTCCGCGGCAAGCGCCGTCTTTCCGAGGCCAGCGTCCGCGACGACTTCGAAATAGCCGCACACCGACGCAGCGCGAAACGCATCGAGCCTTGCGAACACCGGCTCGCGGCCGACGAATGCGCACGAGGCGGCCTCGACAAGCTCAGGAAAGTCAAGCACATAGTCGGCAGGCGGGGAAAATTGTGCGCCGAAGATGATGTCGCCATGGACCTCTCCGACAACGGCAACATTGCTGTGGTGGGCGCTGAGCCCGCCGACAACGCTACCCTCTGGACCACGGTGGATTCAGGGCACATGCTAGTTTCCCGTGCCAGGCGGGCTCCCGAAGGTGATCCCGCCATGCACCTCCTCAGCGACCGCTATGTTGCTGCTGACGGCGACAAGCTGCCCAACAAGCCCACCAGAGGCTCCGGGCTTGACAGTCTCTACCTGTTTCAGAAGCGCTGCCAGTTTCTCGACGATTTGTTTGTCATCAGCGACCCCCGCCTCGCGGATCGCTTTCTCCGCCTCGGCTTTCTTCTTCGGGTCCTGAACGTAATCGTCCATGCACTTGGCGAGGCCAGGATTCGCACTCCCGAACTTGCTGACGATCAGTGCCTTGAGGGCGTCGTAACCATCTTTGATCAGCGTGTCGCCGATGGTTGCTCCGATGGCGGTTAGCCCGCCCAAAATCACACTGACGGGATCCATGATAACCTCCCTGTAGCTGATATTCTCGAGACGCGCGGCCTTTGGCCTAACCCAGCCTCGCACACCGCGCGCGCCTGATGTCCCAAACGGATTTGGGCGTGGCGTCCGCCGCGAAAATAGGACTGGCCGCCTAGAGTACTGCATGTCCAGTGTTAGCTGGGTCCGACGTGCCAGTTTCGCGCCATCACGCACGTTCGATAGAGTTCCATAATCCCATTATGCGCCACAATCAGTGTAGCCGCAAAGTTAAAGTGTCCTGTTTCTGCAAAGTTGAGCATGTGTTGGCGACGGTCCAACCTGCCGGAACTCGTGTAGTAACTTCCGCCGCGCGATTGCTGTCCATTTCCTTGGCTAAGCCTGTATGGGCCGCTAAACCATCTGGCATCAGAGTGGATTCTCTTTGCTGGTCGCCCAAACCGTCGTACAATGAAATTGAGATTGTCAGGAGATGCTTTATCGAACGAACAACCGTACAATATCATCCTCTTGAAAGTCGCCGTGGTTTCAACGCTGTAAAGTGCCCAAATGTTTTATGCGCTATCTCGTGCATTCTGCAGTGCACTCGTGCTTTTCTGTACAATTTCTGATTGTCGGAGTGGAGAAGCGACTATGAAAGTCGATGAATCATTGTCGAGAGAGGTCGAATCTGCTCGTCTCACCGGGCGTGCCGTCCCAGTGATAATCACCATGCGGAATGCAGAGGACGTGAAGTTCGTTTTGGAAAGCGGGATCAAGGCGAGTGTGACCTTTCAGCACATCCCAGCTGTTGCCGCTTCTCTGACTTCCGATCAGATCGAGCAGTTGGCCGCGATGCCTCAGGTTGAACTGATTGAGCTCGACACCGAGGCCAACGCGCTGCGCAAGCCGTAGCTGACCTGGCCGGATAGATCATAAGAAAATGGAATGTGGGTGCAATGGCCGTTGCATGTTGAAACGGCCATCGCTAAGCGTTCAGACGCCCCTCTTCGGCACCGTTGGTGGCGGGACCAGCGCTCCGGAAGCCGCATTTGCATTAACGCGACCATAGCCATAGAGCCGATCCCACCCAGGCATTCCCAAATTATCAACAGTGGAAGCTAACAGATTCCAGATCTGCTCGTTGTTCGAGAAACGATGGGCGCCCCAAGTGAGCGCCGCGGCTCCGGCAACATGAGGGCAGGCCATGCTGGTACCGCTCATCGTAGCGTAGCCGCCTCCCGGCGCCGTGGACAGGACGTTTAGTCCAGGTGCGCAGACATCAACTTCGGCCCCCCTGCTGCTGAACGACGTAATGACATTTCCGGAGTCGATCGCCGAGACGGAAATGACGTTCTTGTATTTGCCGGGAAAACCCACATTGCTGGCAGCCGGCGGCACAGGATCCTGGATTTGCGCATTTCCAGCCGCCGCCACGATCAGCAGGCCGCGGTCCCATGCCACGTTGCAAATGGTCTGCAAAGCGGTCGGTGCGGCAGACCCTCCGAGGCTCATGCTGATGATGTGCATTTTGTTCTGAATGCACCAGTCGATGCCGGCGATAACCCAACTGAATTGTCCACTGCCGTTGCGGTCGAGCACCTTGACGGCATAAAGCGAAGCCTGCGGTGCGACGCCCACGACGCCGGCCCCATTGATCGCTGCAGCAATCGTACCGGCGCAGTGTGTGCCGTGACCTTGGTCATCCAGAGGGGTTGGTGCACCCGGTACAAAGCTCATACCGCCGCCGTAGTTGGTTTTTAGATCCGGGTGATTGAAGTCGATCCCGGTATCGACGACGCCGACACGAATGCCCTTGCCCTGGGAATTTCCCCACGCAGCAGGGGCCAAGATCTGTGCAACGCCAACCGGAATCGTTTCAGCCATCACCGCCGGCTGATTTTCGATCTGCAGATGTTGCAAGGCGCTACCGATTGCGTAACAAGGAGCGTCCTCCTCCACATTCGCGACATTGGCATTCTTGCGGAGGACGTCCATCTCACTTTTGAGGAGTTTAGCGCTGACGATCGGCGCTTCATATTGATTTACGTCATATCCAACCGCTTCATCCTCTAGAACAGGACGGCCTGCCCCTATGGGCAACGATGTTGCATCGAGGAAGTGAGGCATCGCCTCCTGCGCAATCGCGGCGCGCACGATCTCGAGCTTGTCCTTCTCTTTGTCGGGCCGTTTTTCTTTGGCCTTGAACGTAATGATCACGGATTTTCGCTGCTCTGCCATTGCAACCTCCCTTGAAGTTCCATTTGACGAGGAATTCGCAAGAAACGCGCGAAATCGACCAACTGCTTCAATGTGAAGCAGGTACAAATTCGCCCTTCGACAGAAATAGGCATAAAAAACGGGTACGGCGCCATGGTAAAAGGCACCGGCAAGGTCTGCTATCTGTGGTTATGCAAGGAGTTTATAATAAAATACTTCGGCGCGTATTCGCTGTCAACTAGCATATGATACTGATACAACGATGAGTTGGACCGGGACCGTTCTCTTCTCCCAATGCATCCACATAAGAGGAACCAAACCGAAGACCTCCGGGCCGAGGCTGACCGTGATGCCTGGCGGCAGCAAGCCCAACAGTCACAGCGTGGTTTCCTACGCCGGATGTTCGGCTGACGTCCTCTGTGGACATGTCCTCAGACCGTTTCAACGAAATAGTTGGGAAATAGGGGGCAAGAATGTACAAGAAGTTCGGCATAGGGATCGCCATCGCGGCAGGCTGGGCAATCGCGTGGGCCGTCAAAGAAGAGTTCGCAATTCCGGACTACGCGATGTGGCTGGCGATAATCTCCGTAGTGGGCGTGATCTTCAGCTTTCAGGTTGAAAACCGCCTGTCGGCGCTCGAGGGGAGAGTGATCCGCAAGCATTACAACGGCGGCGTCAAACTGCTCGAAGGCGAGAGACACAAGCCACAGCACGCACAACCGGAAACTCTGGTGGCTGGCGGCGCTATGGAAGGGTGGATCAAGGAACCGCATCAGATCCTCTTCGAGGACTTCAGATGGTGGGCGCCTGTCCTGAACCCAGAATGTATCCGATCCTTGGGCTATCGAGTAAATCCACGACACCGATCTCAGAAACTCTCGCGGCCCAGCATTCGGCCGCCGGTTTCGCATCTGGTACAACGCCTGCGAGGTAGGGACGATGCAGATCGACGTTGGCGGTTTTGGGCTTCTCAACCCGGAGCGGTTCGCCGCCGACAGGCAGGCTGTCGCATTGCCTCAAGAAGATTGTTACTGAGCGAGTTCGTTGCCTCACCTAGAATGTTACCGTGACGGCACATGGCGCCATGATGCCCTCATCGCTAGGGAGGTATCATGACGACGAAGATGACGCGGGCGATGCGTATGGAACTCGCCAATGCGATCCGGGGTCGCTATTCCACTGCCGCGAATAAGGACAAGCGCAGGATCCTGGACGAGTTTATTGCTGCGACGGGGTATCACGAGAAATCCGCAATCCGTGTCCTGAATGGCCAACCGGCACCACAGAGCCGACAGACGCGGCAACGCACTGCGCTCTATGACGAGGCGGTGCGCAGTGCGTTGATTATCCTGTGGGAGGCTTCTGATCGAGTTTGCGGCAAGCGCCTCAAGGCGCTGCTGCCCATTCTATTGCCGGCGTTGGAACGCAATGGCCATTTGCTGCTCGAGGAAGAGATACGCCACAAGATCCTGTCGATGAGCGCCGCCACGATCGATCGCCTGCTGCGGATGCCGAGGCGCACCACCAAAACGAAAAAGCCAAGGATTGTGCCAGAGCCACAGCGGCGTATCAAAATGCGCACGTTTGCTGATTGGAACGAGCCGCATCCCGGCAGCATGGAAATGGATCTGGTAGCTCATTGCGGGGGCGTCAATCGCGGTAGCTACGTTCATAGTCTCGTTCTGACTGATATCGCGAGCGGCTGGACGGAGGCGGCGCCCATTGTGGTCCGAGAAGGCAGCCTCGTGGTCGAGACACTCGAGCGTATTCGCGCAGGCTTGCCCTTTGCACTGAGAGCTCTGGACGTGGATAACGGCAGTGAATTTGTCAACAACAGGCTGATCGAATATTGCCTTTCTCACGGCATCGAACTCACTCGAGCACGGCCTTACCGCAAGAACGACCAAGCCTGGATAGAGCAGAAAAATGGCGCCGTTGTGCGGAAGCTCTTGGGCTATCGGCGCTTCGAAGGATTGGCCGCCGCCAGGGCGATCACGCGCCTTTACGGGGCGTCCAGGCTCTTTGTGAACTTCTTCCAGCCTTCGTTTAAGCTGGCCGCAAAGCACCGCGATGGTGCAAAGGTGGCCAAACGCTATCATCCGCCGCAGACTCCCTGCGAGCGTCTGCTGCAAGCCGAAAGCACGCCGGTGGCCGTCAGGACCAAACTGAGCGAAATCGCCGCCGAGCTCGATCCGTTGAAGCTTGTGGAGGAAATGCGTGCCGTGCAGGCTTACCTGGCAGCGTTGGCCGACGGCGAAACACCGCCACCGGCCACATCCGAGCCGCCGAACCTGGCCGCGTTCGTGGCAAGCCTTTCGAGCGCCTGGCACGTGGGTGAGATTCGTCCAACCTTTTCCATTGAAGCCAAACCGCGCTACTTGCGAAGTCTACAAAAGGTCTCAACACAAGCCCCTGTTGCGAGCCCGACCGTCTCGCTCGAACTGGTGAAACCGTCGGCGACCGCTCCAATGGAAGCGAAAAGGCTGGAGACGCCGAATCTGATCTACGCTGAACCTGGCCAAGCTCGCATCCAGGCGCTCCGCGCGGCGTGGCCGATCGCGTGTCGCCGATTGGAAGAACTCCCCAACATCAACGCCATGCAGCTCTTCGAAGAGTTATGCATCCAGTTTCCAGGTCGATTTACTCGCAAACAGTACAAAACGTTCGCTCGCAAGGTCAGTCTCTGGCGCCAGGCGGCTCGCGCGCGCGGCATTGTCATCGCCTCGAAGACGTATCGTCGGTTCAGTGACAACCCCCGAGGTCGCCGCCCCGATACCTTCAAAGACCATTGGGAGGAGATGGCAGGGTGGCTTGAAGATCACCCAGACCAGACCGCACTTGAACTTCTTGTCGAGTTCCAGGCCCGTTACCCTGGACAATACAGCTTCCGACAGCTTCGTACGCTACAGAAGCGAGTAAGAGTATGGCGAGTGCAAGCCGTGCAGCGGCTCATTGGCGACGCCGGCACTTTGGCTCACATGTCGCTCCAGATCCCTCATGCTGCGCTACGCAGTAACATTCTAGACGAGGCAAACGGTAACAAAATTACATGAGGCAACACGATGGGGAGTATTGCTCCGGTACCGACACAGGCTCGGGTGGAGTTGACGCTGACCTATCTGCGCTTCATCCAGCAACGCGACGCACTGAGCCTGCTTTACTCGATCCTGCTCTTCGTTCGGCCGTTCGACTTCGACAACTCCGAACTCTCTCGCAGCAAGGCCTCGGCCGAGGCCGCGGACCAGCCGCCGGCTATCTCTGGGAAGCCGTCAGGCAGCCCGAAGTCGATCCATGGTTCGAATACACGGTCGAGGGGCCGTACCCGCTCCTGCGGCATACAGTCGATCAGTGGAAGAATGACATCGACCCGATGGTGAAATGGTGCGGCGACCGGAGCTGGGGTGCAGACAATTGTCGCTTTGCACTTAATATCAAGACTCGGCCTGCAAGAATTTCAATTAAGATAGCGCGGCAGTTAATTTGAGACTGGGCACTTAATGTGAGATTTTGGTTTGGATTTCAGCACTTAATGTGAGAACCGCCGCTGTGAATTAAAATGACTGTCTTCGGTGGATCTTCATCAGCAAATCGCAAATATCACAAAAGGTTATTGCCGCATCTGAAGGCGTTAAGCGCTGAAAATCGCTTTAACGAATCTCACGTTAAGTGCTCTAGCTCGCCGGAACAGCCGCATTCTTACGATTAAGATGGGGTGGTTGCCGTCCTCCCCCAACCGCATAGCAATATGCCAAGGTGATGTGGTGTAAGCCACAAAAGAGAGAGGTCGGCGGATGAACGATACGATGATCGGAGTGGATCTGGCAAAGAATGTTTTCCAGCTACACGGGGCGTCGATGACAGGCGTTGTGAAGTATCGCAAGAAACTGTCTCGCGGGCAGTTCTTCCGGTTCATGTCAGAGCAGTCACCGGCACGAGCGCCCATTACTGGGCGCGTGAGCTGGTGAAGCTGGGCCATGCAGTCAAGCTGATCGCGCCGCAGTACGTGCGCCCGTTCGTGAAACGGCAGAAAAACGACGCAGTCGATGCTGAGGCAATCGTCATTGCGGCTCGTCAAGCTGAAATGCGCTTTGTCGAGCCGAAGACCGCTGATCAGCAAGCGCGGGCGGTTCTGTTTCGGGCGCGTGAGCGTGTTGTTCATCAGCGAACGGAATTAGTGAACGCTCTGCGCGCCGTTCTCTACGAATATGGGCAGGTCATTCCGCAGGGGATTGGTCACATCAAGCGCATTGAGGCGATCCTCGACAATACTGAGATCGGCCTGCCCGAGATTGTGCAGGAGGAATGCCGCGACCTTCTGGCTCAGATCGGCGAGAAGACGGCCCGGATCGAAGAGAAAGCCAGGAAGCTCGCGGAGCTGTCTCGGCGAAGCGGAGCCGCCCGCCGGCTTCAGACCATGCCGGGTGTTGGACCCTTGACCGCGTTGGCCGTCGAAGCTTTCGCGCCGGCGATGCAGAGCTTCCGATGCGGACGTGACTTTGCCGCTTGGCTCGGCCTCGTTCCACGACAGTTCTCTTCTGGTGGGAAAGAAAGGCTTGGCCGGGTGTCGAAGGCTGGTCAGGCCGACATCCGCAGGCTCCTGATCATCGGGGCAATGGCGCGCCTGAGTTGGGCGGGTCGCAAACCGCCAGTACAAGGATCGTGGCTTTCGCGGATGCTCGCGAAGAAGCCGCGCATGCTGGTGGCGATTGCACTGGCGAACAAGATGGCTCGGACAATATGGGCCATGCTGACGAAGCAGGAAGATTATCGAGACCCAGCTCTGGCAATGGCGGCGTGAAAGGAAACTGCCACGGATAACCAGGACTGGCAAAGAGGTGTGAGAAGTCGACGACCTGAATGGGCGCATGATCGAACCGATCGGGAACGGGAAAACCAGTTTGGCACTTTGAGCCCGCAAGCTCGGGATTAAGATTTGGACCCGCTCCGCAGATCACCATACCGGCCAGCGGCCTTTGCAAGCGCCGCAACGAAAGGCCTGACAGAAGACCGCACTCGATCACACGTCAAAGAAGGTCAGAAACTTCTTGCTAAACGGGCGGCAACCACAGAAGTGCCAAACGACACGTTCAGTGCAGAGTAAGGGCTCACTTACGGATGAGCTCGTCGCGGTTCACGAGATCAACCGCCGTCGATCGCTTCAACTAGTCTCGGATTAAGTGCCATGACTAGCCAGAACCGCCGCATTCTCGCGATTAACTGCCATCTGCGGTCGTCAAGATGGCGTGCGCAAAGGTCGGGCCGTTCAAGAAAACTAGGAGGGACGCCAGGGACCATTTATCGTTTATCCTGAAGCGGATCCGGCACGCGATCTTCCGAACATGACGGAACGACGCTTGTGCCGCAAGGGCATGCCTATCCTCCTGCTTATCCGATCTTTCACCTACACTTTCCTTTGCCACCGGAAGTGTCCACGAACATGACCACGGACATAACGAAGCTCGCCGGATCCATTTTCTCCTCCGTTGGTATTTTCACATCAACTCTATTCGATTTTTAGCGCTGGACGCGGCCACTCTTCCCCAAAAGCTTGGTCGCGGATGCGCGTCTGCGGCGGCGTGTCGAGGACTTGCCGAATGATATCGACAAGGCCTGACAAACATTTTGCAAGCTAGTTCAACCCAGAACTGCCCTTCCATCCATTATCGCGGTCATGAAGCGATATCCGTTGCTCGCTATGTAACGCGGATCGGCCTTGAGAAGGTTCATGAATTCACGGTGGCTGTCGGTGCTCCTTCCGACCAGGCAGCCAGCGCTTGATTTTCCTAGATCTAATCTATCGCCATCGTAGCCCCAATGCTGATTGATACCAAACAGACCCTCATAAACCTTATCGCCCGCCCTTAAGTAGTCCTTGTTCAGGTCCCGGTAGACCCTCAACGGCTCGACCTGGACGAGTGCCTCATGCGCGCTCGGCGTGCCGGCTCTGTGGGTACCAACACGCCAAGCTTTGTACTGACCGAATGCAATGCGGGCCGCTCCTTTGTCGTCCATTGGATTCATCGTCCAGAACCGCCCTGGCTCCGTCGTCGCTTCCCACACCTTGAACTGCAAGGTGCCTTTATTGTCGATCCAGAATACGAGACGAATATCGTTGAAGGCATTGGGTGCGTTTGCGTTCAGCGTCCCATCTGCACTCGTGCCCTCAAGATAGACGATGTTCTTGCATTCCGGATATCGGCATATCCAGTGTTTGCTGGATATCATGTAGTCGACTACACGGTCCAACCACGCCCCCGTTCTTGGGATGGGCGCCAAGGCGCTCACCGGATTGGTGAGTGCATTTTGGATGCCCGCGGGGACTGATCCTCCATCATAGGCAATACCGTTTCGGGCGCAGTAGACCGCCAGCGCCCATTTCGAGACCGGCCCGAAATCGCCGTCCGGCGGCGGATCAAGGTACCCAAGATCCGAAAGCATCTGCTGAATTCGTTTGTCGCCAGTCAGCGCCGCGGTATCGCCGGCCGCGCTTGCGACAGGTTGCACCGAACGCGGCTGGCCGGTCGTTTGACCAAACAGTGCCGCGAGACTCGGCGTATCTGGGGATGCTGCCCAGTTCTCTTCTCCGCTAACCCGCATGGCATCGGCAAACCAGGTGACAAACTTGTCGATGTGGTTGCCGGTGCCGGTAGGGTAGCAAAGGAGGCGCCATCGATTGGCTTCCGCGGCGTCCTTGCGCAGCGAACCGGCATTGTAGGCTGCTGCGACGCGCGGCGCGTCAAAGTGGGTGTTGCCGCGTTGCTTGGCAATGTAGGCGGTACCCGCGTCGATCGACAGGCCAGGATCCAGCAGATCGTCGCCTTTGAGACTTTGCCGCCCAAGCGCATCCCTCGCGGTCCCGACGAGGGTTTGCATGAGCCCCACACTCTCGTCTTTGATCTTGGGTTCAGGTCGTCGAACGTCCGGCTTGCCGCTGCTCTCTGTGGCGATCGTGGCAACGATCAATTCGATCGGGACGCCATATTGCTTGGCCGATCGGGTGCACAGTTCGCCGTATTTCGACCAGATGTCACGCACCGTGGCTGGCTTCCCGGCACTGCCAACGGCTAGGGCCCCCTCAATCGAGATCCCCGTTGCCGTCAGGCACCAATCGACGCTTTCGGGATACATCTTGTGCGGCGTCGTCAGCTCGGGGAGCAGCTCAGCCAAGAGACTGAGCTTGGCCGGAATTACTCCAGTCGAAACCGGCCCGGCGGTCGACGGTTCAGCGGCGACAACCGGCTGGTTGGCAGCGACTGGAGGAGGTTGGATAGGCGGCGGCGTATAGGTTGGTACGTTGCGGGCTTCGGCGAGGTCTTTCATAGACTCGACCATCGCATCCGACTTTTCTTTTGAGCCCTGGCTGCTGCCCCAATAGAAGCTGACAACCGTGCCGGCGATGCCGTTTATGAAGCCCACCGCGGTGCCGATGAGACCGAATGCTGCTACGGAAAATTGGTTGTCGGCACTGAGCTCAAAGTAACCAGATGCCAGCAGAACGAGCGCGCCAACCATTGCGAGCATGCCAACTATGGCTATTCCAACCAGCCACATGCCTGCCTTGAAGACCAGAGGCGCGATGTTGTTGGCAGACTGGAAATCGCCAGCACGTGCGCGATCCTTCGTCGCAAGCTCGGCAAACTTCAGGCCGGTATCCAGTTCATATTTCCTGAGATCGTTTTCCGCCTGCGTAAGAGACAGCATCAGCTGCGGATTTGTAGAGTTCTCCTCGACTATCCTGACGACATCGTCCGGGGTGAGCACTTTGGTGTCCGATACTGCCGATCCCGCGGAGCCGGAGCCGGGAGGTATAGGAGCCGACGCACCGGCACGCTGACCATCAGGCGCAAACTGACGAAGCGCCGTCGAGGCGACCGCTGCCGCTATGATGTTGAAGGGCGGCGGAATCGCAAGCGCTGACAGAAGTGTCGGCGCAGCAGATCGCAGCACATCGGAGACGATTCGAGATAATGCCATGTCCCTTCCCTCCCGTCCGTTACAAACTCCTTTAAATGCCCTGCAACCAAAACATTATCACCTGGGTAAGCAACGCCGCCGCCGATGTCATCCGCGGAAACTACTGCCCCTGATCCGCCGACTTCGTCGGTTCCGTGTCCGAAGGGGGCTCCACACCGGACTTTTGATTGAAGAGGTAACTTGGAACGGTATCGTACATCGGTTCATCGATGCCGTTCAGAAGCATGAGATTAGCCATCATCGGCGACATCTGAACGTCGGGGAAATAGGTCGTGAAAAGACTGATCGCCTTTGCCCGGTGCGAAAAGAAATCGTAGACGCGCCGCTGCACGAAACGGGCAAGTTCCGGCTGATCGCGAGAAACGAGCAGGGCATAGGGCTCGTAGGTGTAGAACGCCGCAAACCGTTCGACATCCTGCTCTCGGCAGTCTCTGGCCACCCGCCATGAATCGAACTTCGCCTGAATGATCTCGCGGTCACCGAAATAGACCTGCTGCCGCCCTAGCTGCTGACTGCAAAACCAATCGGTGAGCGCGTTGTAGGTCGGAAAGGGACAAAGCCTCACCGGCGGCTGCCTCGCAGCCACTCCTGGCGCTTGTCGACAGCTTTCATATTGAGCAAGTTGCGATGTGCAATCCACCGGCTTGTCCGAAGAGGAGTTGGCGCCAAATAAATTGACCTCACACGCGCGCAGCGCGACCTGCTCGGCCGTCGTGTTCTCGACATAGGCAAAATCGGTGCCGGCGCGCGATCCGGAAACGCGGCGAACGAGGTAGGAAACGCCGGTGACGAACACGATCGGCGAAAAGTATCCGTCGATTGTTTCGTTGTTCCTCCAGAATCGCAAGGTGGTGGGGTCGCAGAGAATGTCGATCTTTTTTTCCTTGGGAGCGTCCGTCTGAAGGCGCTGGAACCGGTCAGCCGCGGTCACCAGAACTTCATCGAGGTGATAGGGGGAATTGGCGAAGATGCTGTAGCAAAGATCGGCGGCATAGCCTCGGTAGCGCTGGGTGCTCAAGGGGCCGGCCTTGTACGAGAAGGGCTCGGCATCCGCGCGAAATCCGGCCTTCACAGTCGTCGGTTCCGCCGCCGGCGATTGCGGATCGATCTCCTCGGCGACAGTTCTGCCGCTCAGGGCCAACGTGATCGCGAAGCTGGCGACGAGTAAGACAGAAGTGACGATGCGAGCCAATCCCAGGCGTTCCCGCATTTTCTGCTGCACCGGCCCGGTCTCAGGCGCATGCGGAGGCCAGGCGGCATTGGTGACCGCGACGAAGACGACCGTAAAGCAAACGATCAGATCCGTCAGATTGTAGAAACGATAGAGGACCTGCCTTTCGGGATTGAAATATATGGCCTTCAGCGTCTGAAACGGCGTGCAGGCGACATCTGTTAGGCAACCCGAAAGCCAAGCGAGGTTCAAACCCAGCACCACCGCCGTCGTCGTTACCGCAGCAATGGCGCCATAGACGACCGCCGGCACCTTTCCCTGGGCCCGGCGTTCCGATGCGCGTACGACAAAGCAGGCGAAGATTGCCGCGCAAACGCTCTTGGGAAGGAAAACGCCAAACGCCGACTGCTTGCGCGTGTAGAGCAAATCGAGAAAACGGTCCGTATTTTCGGCGATCAAAGCCGTCCAGAACATGGCGAGTAGCGTGAGACCGAACGCTGCCACGACGGCGGCGATCGCGATATAATAGATCATTCGTTCGGCAGATTGCCGGCGGGTGTGGAGATTTCCCAGGTGCCGGCGCTTGTCGAGGTCCGTGAGATATTGCCTGAGCGCCATAACCGCGAGCACCGGAAGCCAGAAGATGACCGCGACTTGCAGCGTTTCCAGGGCGGCGGTGGCAAAGACCGTCATGGCGGTCAGGTCGACATCGCTGAGCGGCGAGTGAAGGCCAAGCCGAGTCATAAGGGCGTATGTGCAAAAGATTGGCGGTAGCAGGATCAGAACCCAAAAGCCTGTCTCCAACCGCCGCTCGGGGGGCGCGATCTCCTTGACGGCTACCTTCAGTGATCGGTGCAAATCGCTTGCCTTGCCTCGTCTTTGGCCGGTCC carries:
- a CDS encoding S8 family peptidase translates to MAEQRKSVIITFKAKEKRPDKEKDKLEIVRAAIAQEAMPHFLDATSLPIGAGRPVLEDEAVGYDVNQYEAPIVSAKLLKSEMDVLRKNANVANVEEDAPCYAIGSALQHLQIENQPAVMAETIPVGVAQILAPAAWGNSQGKGIRVGVVDTGIDFNHPDLKTNYGGGMSFVPGAPTPLDDQGHGTHCAGTIAAAINGAGVVGVAPQASLYAVKVLDRNGSGQFSWVIAGIDWCIQNKMHIISMSLGGSAAPTALQTICNVAWDRGLLIVAAAGNAQIQDPVPPAASNVGFPGKYKNVISVSAIDSGNVITSFSSRGAEVDVCAPGLNVLSTAPGGGYATMSGTSMACPHVAGAAALTWGAHRFSNNEQIWNLLASTVDNLGMPGWDRLYGYGRVNANAASGALVPPPTVPKRGV
- a CDS encoding peptidoglycan-binding protein, whose protein sequence is MLTPDDVVRIVEENSTNPQLMLSLTQAENDLRKYELDTGLKFAELATKDRARAGDFQSANNIAPLVFKAGMWLVGIAIVGMLAMVGALVLLASGYFELSADNQFSVAAFGLIGTAVGFINGIAGTVVSFYWGSSQGSKEKSDAMVESMKDLAEARNVPTYTPPPIQPPPVAANQPVVAAEPSTAGPVSTGVIPAKLSLLAELLPELTTPHKMYPESVDWCLTATGISIEGALAVGSAGKPATVRDIWSKYGELCTRSAKQYGVPIELIVATIATESSGKPDVRRPEPKIKDESVGLMQTLVGTARDALGRQSLKGDDLLDPGLSIDAGTAYIAKQRGNTHFDAPRVAAAYNAGSLRKDAAEANRWRLLCYPTGTGNHIDKFVTWFADAMRVSGEENWAASPDTPSLAALFGQTTGQPRSVQPVASAAGDTAALTGDKRIQQMLSDLGYLDPPPDGDFGPVSKWALAVYCARNGIAYDGGSVPAGIQNALTNPVSALAPIPRTGAWLDRVVDYMISSKHWICRYPECKNIVYLEGTSADGTLNANAPNAFNDIRLVFWIDNKGTLQFKVWEATTEPGRFWTMNPMDDKGAARIAFGQYKAWRVGTHRAGTPSAHEALVQVEPLRVYRDLNKDYLRAGDKVYEGLFGINQHWGYDGDRLDLGKSSAGCLVGRSTDSHREFMNLLKADPRYIASNGYRFMTAIMDGRAVLG
- a CDS encoding protease inhibitor I9 family protein, with translation MKVDESLSREVESARLTGRAVPVIITMRNAEDVKFVLESGIKASVTFQHIPAVAASLTSDQIEQLAAMPQVELIELDTEANALRKP
- a CDS encoding integrase catalytic domain-containing protein, yielding MTTKMTRAMRMELANAIRGRYSTAANKDKRRILDEFIAATGYHEKSAIRVLNGQPAPQSRQTRQRTALYDEAVRSALIILWEASDRVCGKRLKALLPILLPALERNGHLLLEEEIRHKILSMSAATIDRLLRMPRRTTKTKKPRIVPEPQRRIKMRTFADWNEPHPGSMEMDLVAHCGGVNRGSYVHSLVLTDIASGWTEAAPIVVREGSLVVETLERIRAGLPFALRALDVDNGSEFVNNRLIEYCLSHGIELTRARPYRKNDQAWIEQKNGAVVRKLLGYRRFEGLAAARAITRLYGASRLFVNFFQPSFKLAAKHRDGAKVAKRYHPPQTPCERLLQAESTPVAVRTKLSEIAAELDPLKLVEEMRAVQAYLAALADGETPPPATSEPPNLAAFVASLSSAWHVGEIRPTFSIEAKPRYLRSLQKVSTQAPVASPTVSLELVKPSATAPMEAKRLETPNLIYAEPGQARIQALRAAWPIACRRLEELPNINAMQLFEELCIQFPGRFTRKQYKTFARKVSLWRQAARARGIVIASKTYRRFSDNPRGRRPDTFKDHWEEMAGWLEDHPDQTALELLVEFQARYPGQYSFRQLRTLQKRVRVWRVQAVQRLIGDAGTLAHMSLQIPHAALRSNILDEANGNKIT